From Bacillus sp. FSL K6-3431, the proteins below share one genomic window:
- a CDS encoding cache domain-containing sensor histidine kinase — protein sequence MENIANKIKARLSVLNIRAKLLIYIIIIIVVSIATLGFLGNKRYTASIDQETNAHTIQMMNQVENNIQQTIDQVSDIMYYFENNKSVFSFLNSPSPNQNIIKGVQKQSQIYEARHPSIAGMMLVNKWNIFVSNNMNRISRDPLTKEDWYQKAMREPDKIHLISNPIGRNITTENDYTSDQVLAIVKAITDSGSKEVIGVILIDLKLEVIQKVIESVSLGQTGFMYIIEDSGNIVYSPVNAIVYRINSQWFTEESNRIVKTIRGKNFQIITNSFKGLDWKIVSVIALDVSLNVTRELQMYTALIALVTLIFGLLASLFFTKSVTKPIANLRSLMSRVEEGELHLRFPSRSNDEIGQLGKSFNNMIQEIENLINLVYEEQQKKREAELRILQAQIKPHFLYNTLDTIQWMAHDHKAQDIVDIIGALTQLFRIGLSKGSETIKVSEELKHIRSYIYIQMIRYEEKLTYSIEMKGEVMNLTLPKLILQPLVENAIYHGIKTKKGRGEIQITVERTTEALFLFVKDDGIGITSDKINQLNQQFQSINAIGRDLGYGLSNVNERIKLSYGQEYGIRISNNQPEGITVIAKIPINDI from the coding sequence TTGGAGAATATAGCAAATAAGATTAAAGCTAGATTATCCGTTCTTAATATTAGAGCAAAGTTATTGATTTACATTATTATTATTATCGTTGTTTCTATCGCTACACTTGGCTTTTTAGGTAACAAAAGGTATACGGCATCTATTGACCAAGAGACTAACGCACATACTATCCAAATGATGAATCAAGTGGAGAATAATATTCAGCAAACGATAGATCAAGTTAGTGATATCATGTATTATTTTGAAAACAATAAGAGCGTCTTCTCCTTCTTAAATAGTCCTTCTCCAAATCAAAATATTATCAAGGGAGTGCAAAAACAATCTCAGATTTATGAAGCTCGGCATCCAAGCATTGCCGGGATGATGCTTGTTAATAAGTGGAATATCTTTGTTAGTAATAACATGAATCGAATTTCGCGTGATCCACTTACTAAAGAAGATTGGTATCAAAAAGCTATGCGTGAACCTGATAAGATTCACCTCATTAGTAATCCTATCGGCCGTAATATTACTACAGAAAACGACTATACATCAGATCAAGTCTTAGCTATCGTAAAAGCAATCACGGACTCGGGGTCTAAAGAGGTTATCGGAGTCATATTAATTGATTTGAAACTTGAAGTCATTCAGAAAGTAATTGAATCTGTGTCTTTAGGACAAACTGGATTTATGTATATCATAGAGGATTCTGGAAATATCGTATATTCGCCTGTAAATGCAATTGTTTATCGGATTAATAGTCAATGGTTTACAGAAGAATCAAATAGAATAGTTAAAACAATACGTGGGAAGAATTTTCAGATCATTACGAATAGTTTTAAAGGGCTCGATTGGAAAATTGTAAGTGTGATTGCGTTGGATGTGTCCTTAAATGTAACGAGAGAACTTCAAATGTATACAGCATTAATAGCCTTAGTAACATTAATCTTTGGACTACTCGCTTCGTTGTTCTTTACTAAATCTGTAACGAAGCCAATTGCTAATTTACGAAGTTTAATGAGTCGAGTAGAAGAAGGTGAATTACACTTAAGGTTTCCTTCTCGTTCAAATGACGAAATTGGTCAACTTGGTAAGAGCTTTAATAATATGATTCAAGAAATTGAAAATCTAATTAATCTAGTATATGAGGAACAGCAAAAAAAGCGTGAAGCAGAACTGAGAATTTTACAAGCGCAAATTAAACCACATTTTCTTTACAATACGCTTGATACGATTCAATGGATGGCACATGACCATAAAGCTCAAGACATAGTTGATATTATCGGAGCATTGACACAGTTATTTAGAATTGGATTAAGCAAGGGAAGCGAAACGATTAAAGTTAGTGAAGAATTAAAACATATAAGAAGTTACATATACATTCAGATGATTCGTTATGAAGAGAAATTAACGTATTCCATTGAAATGAAAGGAGAGGTAATGAACCTAACACTGCCAAAATTAATCCTTCAACCCCTTGTCGAAAATGCAATATACCATGGTATTAAAACAAAAAAAGGTCGAGGAGAAATCCAAATTACAGTAGAAAGGACTACAGAGGCATTATTTTTATTCGTTAAAGATGATGGAATTGGTATAACGTCAGATAAAATAAATCAATTAAATCAACAATTTCAATCAATAAATGCTATAGGCCGAGATCTAGGTTACGGTCTTTCAAATGTAAATGAAAGAATAAAACTATCCTACGGTCAGGAATATGGCATCCGGATTTCTAATAATCAGCCTGAAGGCATAACCGTGATCGCTAAAATACCTATAAA